Proteins encoded in a region of the Triplophysa dalaica isolate WHDGS20190420 chromosome 10, ASM1584641v1, whole genome shotgun sequence genome:
- the cusr gene encoding uncharacterized protein cusr: protein MLLPACVLFLTWGFASCLRYRADINMMGVTGWVFFDSTDQKATVNLTGTGTCRSYNISLTVFPVMYGHFALPCQKSHIGDNVFTFSINTTQTFVNVSTLFAKNPRLDALSVLVETCNGTRACAGLTPESQQIKTWQARFFSPVAGNVYIRQVTGEQGAGILSNLQDVKQTRTFQNVSILVSQSSATSCAMLQGSLDPASLTNLGLLNVGSPLEPIKSRLDIASFSSGVRFALLNLSSSYGCAEIRSVAPKIVSAVLNMRGIKGKYTFRQESPFDLTTFTVNLTNLNKRVGPYHVHQFPVPQMGSPSESSCSDNNVGGHWNPFNVNVQAPAYPPPKSSTHDRFEVGDLSARHGSLHNENNFQATFTDWNLPLFARNSIVGRSVVLHEPNGTRFACASIGYPGDVTVAKAVFKSPAVGTVLFTQLNSDPYSDVSVLVDLSNGRPSTPATQNHSWHIHINPISTETDSDLGRCLSTGGHWNPFNIDTNLSSYAINCSPNSPLACEVGDISGKHKALELQPKVGTVASKSFFTDTTSWVSGMIGRSLVVHGPNHSAPRIACANITLFRFPSARSKSWFGPGSSDGQIQLSQVSPQGPTILNISFTGLNNRASGYHIHILPIKNVGEPCSDSNIMGHFNPFYVNTASSPTPGNGTVDQYEIGDISGKFGTLAGQNDFQNLYLDSNMPLSGSNSIIGRSLVIHYTNSSRMRCADISAENLTDGNWVTAKALFNDAVTGTVTMSQQTFPDGSYGDVVIEVDLRASQLLNVTEASWYITEGQVGSDGRTCPGGAEMYNPFNMTAGNSSCSQVSPLACEVGDLTGRHGSISLLKRQLYSDVHLQLAGDFTVVQRSLVLRLQNVTAACADILPQSPSAKQIFSKVPTFSRYDFRKRVADVLNLNISRVSILPGSPSARPDGKCQEVNFLVSGEVSQEKLKSVKTSEKMGVFRESKACTSSGNAGMTLVPGRMLLIVMTTAVCLLMSLIQH from the exons ATGTTGCTACCGGCTTGTGTTCTGTTCCTCACGTGGG GTTTTGCTTCTTGCCTTCGGTACCGGGCTGATATCAATATGATGGGAGTCACTGGTTGGGTCTTCTTTGACTCCACGGACCAGAAGGCCACAGTCAACCTGACAGGAACGGGCACATGTCGATCGTATAACATCTCCCTTACCGTGTTCCCAGTTATGTATGGGCACTTTGCCTTGCCCTGTCAGAAGTCACACATAGGAGACAATGTTTTCACGTTTTCTATAAATACGACCCAGACTTTCGTGAATGTTTCCACTCTGTTTGCCAAGAATCCACGTTTGGACGCGCTCTCAGTACTTGTGGAGACTTGTAACGGCACTAGAGCTTGTGCTGGGCTTACGCCCGAGTCTCAACAGATCAAAACCTGGCAGGCGCGATTCTTCAGTCCAGTGGCTGGAAACGTCTACATCCGACAAGTGACTGGCGAACAGGGAGCTGGCATTCTTTCAAATCTACAAGATGTCAAACAGACCAGGACTTTTCAAAATGTGAGTATTTTGGTCTCACAAAGCTCGGCCACAAGCTGCGCCATGCTTCAGGGTAGTCTAGATCCGGCAAGCCTCACAAACTTGGGACTTCTGAATGTGGGGTCACCTCTAGAACCAATCAAGTCTCGGTTGGATATCGCTTCTTTTAGTTCTGGAGTCCGTTTTGCTCTCCTAAACCTTAGCTCAAGTTATGGGTGTGCAGAGATCCGAAGTGTTGCTCCAAAGATAGTTAGCGCAGTCTTAAACATGAGAGGGATTAAAGGGAAGTACACCTTCCGTCAAGAGTCCCCTTTTGATCTCACCACTTTTACGGTTAACCTGACAAACCTAAATAAGAGAGTCGGGCCGTATCACGTTCACCAGTTTCCTGTACCCCAGATGGGATCTCCCTCAGAGAGCAGCTGTAGTGACAACAACGTTGGGGGTCACTGGAACCCCTTCAATGTGAATGTTCAGGCACCGGCGTATCCACCTCCAAAAAGTTCTACCCATGATCGCTTTGAAGTTGGAGATCTGAGCGCCAGACATGGATCGCTGCACAATGAAAATAACTTTCAGGCCACTTTCACAGACTGGAACTTACCTCTGTTTGCAAGAAACAGCATTGTGGGGCGATCCGTCGTCCTACACGAGCCCAATGGAACCAGATTTGCCTGTGCAAGTATAGGCTACCCTGGTGATGTGACTGTTGCGAAGGCAGTCTTCAAAAGTCCGGCGGTGGGGACTGTCCTCTTCACTCAGCTAAACAGTGACCCTTACTCTGACGTCTCTGTGCTTGTGGACCTTTCGAACGGACGCCCTTCAACACCAGCCACGCAGAACCATTCCTGGCATATTCACATTAATCCCATCAGCACAGAGACTGATAGCGACCTAGGGCGTTGCCTTTCCACTGGTGGCCACTGGAACCCATTCAACATAGACACGAATTTGAGTAGTTATGCCATTAATTGTAGTCCTAATAGCCCCTTAGCCTGTGAAGTCGGAGATATCTCTGGCAAACACAAGGCTTTGGAATTACAACCAAAGGTTGGCACGGTTGCCAGCAAGAGCTTCTTCACCGACACCACTTCATGGGTGTCTGGAATGATTGGTCGCTCCTTGGTGGTGCATGGTCCTAACCATTCAGCTCCAAGGATTGCTTGCGCAAACATCACCTTGTTCCGCTTTCCCTCGGCTCGCTCAAAATCTTGGTTTGGACCCGGATCCTCAGATGGCCAAATCCAACTGTCCCAAGTTTCCCCTCAAGGACCAACAATTCTCAACATCTCCTTCACTGGACTCAACAATAGAGCTTCTGGATACCACATCCATATTCTCCCAATCAAGAATGTTGGGGAACCCTGCTCTGACAGCAACATCATGGGTCACTTCAACCCTTTTTATGTGAACACGGCCTCATCTCCCACTCCAGGAAATGGCACGGTTGACCAGTATGAGATTGGGGACATCAGTGGGAAGTTTGGAACGCTGGCGGGTCAAAACGACTTCCAGAACTTATACCTGGACAGTAACATGCCACTTTCAGGATCAAACAGCATCATTGGCAGATCACTGGTCATACATTACACTAACAGCTCAAG AATGAGGTGTGCGGATATCTCAGCGGAGAACTTAACAGATGGAAACTGGGTGACCGCAAAAGCCCTATTCAATGATGCAGTAACCGGGACAGTAACAATG TCCCAACAAACTTTTCCAGATGGCAGCTACGGTGATGTTGTCATAGAGGTGGATTTACGCGCATCACAATTATTGAAT GTAACAGAGGCTTCTTGGTACATCACAGAAGGTCAGGTGGGATCAGATGGGCGTACATGTCCTGGAGGAGCGGAAATGTATAATCCATTCAACATGACAGCAGGG AACTCCAGCTGTTCTCAGGTCAGCCCATTAGCATGTGAGGTTGGAGATTTGACTGGCAGACATGGGTCTATAAGTCTTCTCAAGAGACAGTTGTACTCCGATGTTCATTTGCAGCTGGCCGGTGACTTCACAG TTGTACAGAGGTCATTGGTTCTCAGACTCCAGAACGTCACAGCTGCATGCGCAGATATTCTCCCACAATCCCCTTCTGCTAAGCAGATCTTCTCCAAAGTGCCCACGTTCAGCAG GTATGACTTCCGTAAGAGAGTGGCAGATGTGTTAAACCTTAACATATCCAGAGTCTCCATCTTACCAGGGTCTCCTTCAGCAAGACCGGATGGGAAATGCCAAGAGGTCAACTTTCTTGTTTCGG GTGAGGTGAGCCAGGAGAAGCTAAAGTCTGTTAAGACCAGTGAGAAGATGGGTGTGTTCAGAGAATCAAAGGCGTGCACTTCAA GTGGGAATGCAGGAATGACGCTGGTCCCTGGTAGGATGCTACTGATCGTCATGACGACCGCAGTGTGTCTGCTCATGTCGCTTATTCAGCACTAG